From the Nodularia sphaerocarpa UHCC 0038 genome, the window AGCGCCGCGCAACTCACTGTTAATTATTCAAGGTGGGTTACGCTCTGGCTAACCCAACCTAGGTTTAATGCACTATTTTAGCCTTGTCAGTCCACTACGCTTCTGATGATAATCCTTTAATTATTGAAGCTGTCCTACTTAGGCTGTGAGTTGAGTTAATGTTTAGTAGACAAGGTAGTTTACTCAAGAGAATATTTCTAATAGTCACATAAGATTGCTATATTTATGATTGTCAATCAATTAGTAGACAAGCTAATTTATACCAACTTTAAATGCTAATTTGTCTTTAATTTAACTTTACTAAAAATTTAAGCATAAAAAATAATAGTCCTCCGGAAAATTGCAGTTTTCTAGGAAAATAAGAATGTTGGGGCCATTGAATCGAGGAACTTGAATAATAAAGTATAGTCAAGATTAAAATATTTAGAGAGTACTATGCCGATCACAGTCTCAGAGTCTCAGGTAAATATGCTTAATACAGGTTTGCGGAAATTCCTCACCCAGCCATTTTTGGGTGCGGCTTTGTTAACGGCTGTCAATGTTGCAGCGCCGTCTGCCAGCCTAGCTCAGGGACAACTAGTACCACAAACAACACAATCAACCTTCCCCACAGTAGAACCAGGAACACCGGGTACACAACCGATATTTCCCACACAAAAACAAGCATCACCGAGCATACCAATAGATACTAACTATACTTTAGGCGGCGGTGATCTGATTCGGGTCAATGTATTTGAAGTACCAGAATATACTGGGGAATACCAAGTACCTCCAGGTGGATCAATTAACCTACCTTTAATTGGCAGTGTACCCGTATTGGGTCTAACAACCGAACAAGCTGCTGATGAAATTGCCCAAAGGTATTCTCGCTTTCTCAAACGTCCCTTAATTTCAGTTAACTTATTATCGCCGCGTCCGATCAATATTTTGGTCGCCGGAGAAGTCACACGTCCAGGGTCTTATACTCTCAACTTACAAGGAGGGGCGGGTAATAATCCCGGTGTACAATACCCAACTGTATTAGCTGCGCTCACCACAGCCCAGGGTGTAACCTTGGCAGCAGATGTCACTCAAGTGCAATTAAGACGTAAGGTAGGACGTTCCTCGGAGCAAGTTGTTAATCTGAATTTAAAGGAACTGATCGAAACAGGTCGGATAAATCAGGATATTACCTTACGGGATGGTGACACGATTGTTGTGCCAACTGCAACTAGTTTTAACGTAGCAGAAGCACGTAATCTCTTTTCAGCTAACTTTGCCGCTAGCCCAACTACACCCAGGACTGTAGCCATCATTGGTGAAGTTAATCGTCCCGGTTCATATCTGGTCAGCCCTGGTGGCGGCGGAGCAGAAGCTGGTGGTGGTGGAACTACCGCAGGTGGTATCCCGACTGTGATGAGAGCGCTGCAATTAGCTGGGGGAATTACATCACAAGCTGACGTTCGTAATGTTAAGCTGCGCCGACCCACAAGAACCGGTTCAGAACAAAATATAGATATCGACCTCTGGAAATTATTGCAGGCTGGTGATCTTAATCAAGACATTATTGTGCAAGATGGAGATACAATTGTTATCCCTACTGCCACTGAGGTTAACACAGCAGAAGCTACTCAATTAGCTGCCACTACTTTGTCTCCGGCAACAATTCAAGTTGGTGTGGTAGGGGAAGTCAAACAACCTGGAACTGTGGAGGTGAAGCCTAATAGCTCCTTAAATCAGGCGTTGTTGGCTGCGGGTGGATTCAACGATTCTAGAGCTAGAAAAACTACCGTGGATTTGGTTCGCCTGAATAGCAATGGTTCTGTGACTAAGCGGGAAGTCAAAGTTGATTTTTCTCAGGGAATTAATGAAGAGACTAATCCCATACTCCGCAATAATGATGTTGTGATCGTCAACCGTTCTGGTTTAGCCACGGCAGGCGATAATGTGGGGACAGTCGTCAATCCTCTAGGCAGTTTATTCGGAGTGTTCAGGGCTATCTTCGGTTTGTTTTAAGATCATTAAATTAGGAGTTTGAAGTTGCTCAGACTAACTAGCGATAGCGTTCAACGCTGCTGCAAAGCAGATCGCAACTTCAAACCCATATTAGCTACCTTTTAAATACTCTAATCGTATGTACTCTTGGCTGGACAAACATCTACCTCAAATGTCCTTGCTCAAAGGATTACTGTGCAGTTTAACTCTGGGTGTAAGTTGCAGTGTTGGCATTCCCTCGGCTCAGGCAGCACAAACAGTTACTATTCGCTTGGGGCCATTTCAGCAGTCGTTAGCGATCGCCGACTTAGAAAAATTTGCCAAAACCGGGAAACTACCAGAAAAACTCCAAATTTATGGCTTTGTTTTAACTCCCCAAGTAGGGGAATTACTGAATCGAACCTTACAAGTAGATCCAGGTTTGGGAGACAAATTTCTGGATGAGTTAGTGCGATCGCCACAAGGTAAACAATTAATTTCTTCCTTGAGAACAGCAATACCAGACAGTACCATAGAAGGACTCCAATCAGCGCTGTACCTTTCTCTACGTCAAGTCAACGGCTTAAGTGCAATTGGTTTTTTGCGCGCCTATCCACAACAAAATATTACTGTAGATGCAACTCAAGCACTGCAAATCGCCTTAGAGTTTAACGCCAACAACTTGCAAAGCCAAGCCCTTGGGGTTTTACTAGAACGAGAATTATTAGTCAAAAATAATACCGCTTTTCAGCCAAGCTTTGACCCAGCAGCCACAGGAAAAAACACAGTTCAACAGCAGACACTTACTCTACAAGATAGAAAACGCAATCGCCGCATACCTGTAGACATTTATTGGAGTCAAAGTCAAACCCCAGCACCACTGGTAGTTATTTCCCACGGCTTTGGAGCCAACCGGCAATTCTTTAGCTATTTAGCCCGTCATCTAGCTTCTCACGGAATTACAGTTGCAGCGATTGAACATCCTGGGAGTAACTCTGTGGCTATTAATAACGCTAGCAATCAGATGAATTTGGCGCAACTCATCCCCGCCAGTGAATTTATTGCTCGACCAAAAGATGTCAGCTTTTTGCTCAACGAACTAGAAAAACTCAATACTCAATCAGGACAACTTCAAGGAAAACTGAATACAGAGCAAGTAAATGTGATTGGTCACTCATTAGGGGGCTATACTGCATTAGCCTTAGTAGGTGGAGAACTAGACTTAAAACAGCTGCGAGAGTTCTGTAAAACATCTCTTTCCTTTGGTGAATCACCAGGGGATTGGTTACAGTGTGCCGCAGCTAGTTTAAAAGACAATCAACCCGATTTGCAAGATCAGCGAGTTAAGAGTGCGATCGCACTCAACCCCCTAGTTGGTAAACTCTTTGGGACAAAAGGATTAACAAAAGTAACCAAACCTGTATTAATGTTAGCCGCAACTGAAGATGCACTCACCCCCGCCTTAACGCATCAATTCCGACCTTTTAACCAACTGAGCGGTTCTAAGTATCTGTTAACAGCCATTGGCGCTACACACTTGAGTATTACCGATCCAGCCTATGCGATCAGTGCAGCAGCTGCGATTGTCAGAGAAAAGCGAGGACAAGAAACCAACTCCTTACGCCAGTTAATTCGTGGTGTCACCTTAGCATTTATCAAACAAGACACAGCAGAAGCCCAGATTTACCAACCATTTCTGACACCAGCTTACGCCCAATCTCTTTCCACAGCAGAACTACCCCTACGATTCAATTCTGATTTACCACCAAAAATCACACCTTGGCTAAGTTTTTTCCAAAAGGCTGACATTAGTCCTGTAAATTAAAAGCTATAGCTCTAATTTGAGTAACTCTTGAACTCGTGCTTCCGTAGCCGGGTGACTAGAGAATAAATTACCCAAAAACTTCCCAGAAATCGGATTAATAATCAATAACGGCTCAAAAGCTGGGTTAGCATTTAAAGGTAATTCCCTGGCTGTAGCTTCTAACCTTTGCAGCGCTTGAGCCAAAGCACGAGGATTCCCAGTCAATTTAGCAGCACCTGCATCGGCGGAAAACTCCCGTGTACGCGAAATTGCTAATTGAATAATTGTCGCAGCTATCGGTGCAAGAATTACAGTTAACAAAACACCAAAAATATTTCCACCTCTGTTACCATC encodes:
- a CDS encoding SLBB domain-containing protein, which translates into the protein MLNTGLRKFLTQPFLGAALLTAVNVAAPSASLAQGQLVPQTTQSTFPTVEPGTPGTQPIFPTQKQASPSIPIDTNYTLGGGDLIRVNVFEVPEYTGEYQVPPGGSINLPLIGSVPVLGLTTEQAADEIAQRYSRFLKRPLISVNLLSPRPINILVAGEVTRPGSYTLNLQGGAGNNPGVQYPTVLAALTTAQGVTLAADVTQVQLRRKVGRSSEQVVNLNLKELIETGRINQDITLRDGDTIVVPTATSFNVAEARNLFSANFAASPTTPRTVAIIGEVNRPGSYLVSPGGGGAEAGGGGTTAGGIPTVMRALQLAGGITSQADVRNVKLRRPTRTGSEQNIDIDLWKLLQAGDLNQDIIVQDGDTIVIPTATEVNTAEATQLAATTLSPATIQVGVVGEVKQPGTVEVKPNSSLNQALLAAGGFNDSRARKTTVDLVRLNSNGSVTKREVKVDFSQGINEETNPILRNNDVVIVNRSGLATAGDNVGTVVNPLGSLFGVFRAIFGLF
- a CDS encoding alpha/beta hydrolase — its product is MYSWLDKHLPQMSLLKGLLCSLTLGVSCSVGIPSAQAAQTVTIRLGPFQQSLAIADLEKFAKTGKLPEKLQIYGFVLTPQVGELLNRTLQVDPGLGDKFLDELVRSPQGKQLISSLRTAIPDSTIEGLQSALYLSLRQVNGLSAIGFLRAYPQQNITVDATQALQIALEFNANNLQSQALGVLLERELLVKNNTAFQPSFDPAATGKNTVQQQTLTLQDRKRNRRIPVDIYWSQSQTPAPLVVISHGFGANRQFFSYLARHLASHGITVAAIEHPGSNSVAINNASNQMNLAQLIPASEFIARPKDVSFLLNELEKLNTQSGQLQGKLNTEQVNVIGHSLGGYTALALVGGELDLKQLREFCKTSLSFGESPGDWLQCAAASLKDNQPDLQDQRVKSAIALNPLVGKLFGTKGLTKVTKPVLMLAATEDALTPALTHQFRPFNQLSGSKYLLTAIGATHLSITDPAYAISAAAAIVREKRGQETNSLRQLIRGVTLAFIKQDTAEAQIYQPFLTPAYAQSLSTAELPLRFNSDLPPKITPWLSFFQKADISPVN